TTTTATACCCTTCATACTTAAAGCGGCATCTTTGTTGGCTGCGTTCGCTCTCCCGAATCACTTACTTATGTAAGCTCATTGGGGCTCGTTCTCTTGCCGCTGCGATGCAACTCGAATTATTTTGGGTAATTATCTACGTGAAATGCAAAGGAGCAAATCCATGAAACCGTATCAGCGCCAGTTTATTGAATTTGCGCTTAACAAGCAGGTACTGAAGTTTGGCGAATTTACGCTGAAGTCCGGGCGTACCAGTCCTTATTTCTTCAATGCCGGGCTGTTTAATACCGGGCGTGATCTGGCACTGTTGGGCCGTTTTTATGCCGCCGCGTTAGTGGATTCCGGTATTGAATTTGATTTGCTGTTTGGGCCGGCTTACAAAGGTATTCCAATCGCGACGACGACTGCGGTTGCGCTGGCAGAACATCATGAGCGCGACTTGCCCTATTGCTTCAACCGTAAAGAAGCGAAAGATCATGGTGAAGGTGGCAACCTGGTCGGCAGCGTACTGCAAGGTCGCGTAATGCTGGTGGATGATGTGATCACCGCTGGTACGGCAATTCGTGAATCCATGGAAATTATTGCTGCTAACAATGCGTCGCTGGCAGGTGTACTGATTTCTCTGGATCGCCAGGAGCGTGGCCGTGGCGAAATTTCCGCCATTCAGGAAGTGGAACGCGATTATCAGTGCAAAGTGATTTCAATCATTACGCTCAAAGACCTGATTAATTATCTGGAAGAAAAACCTGAAATGGCTGGCCATTTAGCCGCTGTGCGGGAATACCGTACTCAGTACGGAGTGTAAGAAAAAGGGCCTTTTCAAAAGGCCCTTTTCAATTAACGCAGTTGGGATGCCACAAGTGGCCAGCGGGTATCAAAATCATCGGTCGGTAAATAGCGGAACTCGCTACGAACAAAACGCGACAATGTCCCTTCGCAGAAGGCCAGAAGCTGGCTAGCCAGTAACGATTCATCAGTAATGAAGCCTTCACCTTCGCGCATTTTCTTTTCGCGCATAACCTGACGCAACTGCACTTCAATACGTTCAAACAGCTGATTGATACGACCCTGAAGGCGATCTTGTTCAAACATCAATGCATGGCCGGTGAGGATACGGGTGAGGCCTGGGTTGCGCTCGCCAAATCCCAGAATCAAAAGAACGATTAATCGCAGTCGGGCGTGGGTATCTTTCTCGTCTTTCAAAATGAGATTGATACGGGTAATCAGACTGTCTTCAATGAATTCGATAAGGCTATCGAACATTTTTGTTTTGCTTGGAAAATGTCGATACAGCGCAGCTTCGGAAACACCAACCGTCGCCGCGAGTTTAGCGGTAGTGATACGTTGGCTTCCATCGCTGGATTCAAGCATTTGGGCCAGAGACTGAAGTATTTCTTCGCGACGATTCCGTTTCGCAGTTTGTTTTTCTGCCATGTTCTAAAATACCCCTGAAATAACGCACTTGTCAGGCAAGTAGCCACACAGCGCTCGCAAACTTTAAGTTTGCGGTTTTTTCACATTTTTTACGCTGTGGGGTTACGTTTATAAACGCAGTTACTGGCGTCCTGAATGGCCGAAACCACCTTCGCCACGGTCGCTCGAATCGAAATCTTCAACCAGATTGAATTCGGCTTGCACGACAGGCACAAACACCATTTGAGCGATGCGTTCACCTGGCTCGATAGTGAAGTTATCTTGTCCACGGTTCCAGACAGAAACCATCAGTTGCCCCTGATAGTCGGAGTCTATCAGTCCCACCAGGTTGCCTAAAACTACGCCATGCTTATGACCAAGACCTGAACGAGGCAGAATCACTGCTGCAAGAGAAGGATCGGCAATATGGATAGCCAGCCCGGTCGGTATCAACTTGGTTACACCAGGCGCGAGCTCTACGGCATCATCCAGACATGCGCGAAGGTCAAGGCCCGCAGAGCCGGATGTAGCATAGGTCGGCAGAGGGAACTGTTGGCCAACGCGTGGGTCCAGAATCTTAACGTCGATTTTTTTCATCATAACGGGTAACGATCTCGTTCAGTAAAAGATGGCCAAGGAGTTCCTTACGCTCAAGAGGTAAGACTTTATCTCCTTCCTGCCAGAAAAGGTGCAATGCATTATTGTCGCTGTTAAATCCCTGACCGGTTTGCGAGACATCGTTCGCACAAATCAGGTCGAGATTTTTGCTCATACGTTTTTGCCGAGCGTATTCTTCCACATTATTTGTTTCGGCGGCAAACCCAACAACATAGGGGCGATGAGCTGAAAGTGCTGCGACACCGGCGACAATATCGGGGTTTTTTATCATTTTTATTGTAATTTCATCGCCTTGCTTTTTAATTTTTTCATCGGCCACTGCTGCTGCACGATAGTCTGCAACTGCCGCACAACCGACGAAAATTTGCTGTTCCTGAACATGTTGCTGAACTGCGGCCTCCATTTCGAGAGCTGTAGTGACATCAATTCTTTTCACCCACGGTGGAGTGGGTAAAGAAACAGGGCCTGAAATTAACGTCACATTTGCGCCACGTGAAGCGGCGGCGGCGGCAATGGCGTAGCCCATTTTCCCGGAGCTATCGTTAGTGATGTAGCGCACCGGATCTAAGCGTTCACGGGTAGGGCCTGCGGTAATCATGACATTGAGATGTTGCAGATCTTTGATGACGGTAAAATGTTGCACCGCCATCTCTACAATCGTTAATGGGTCAAGCATGCGACCAGGGCCTACGTCGCCACAGGCCTGGCTGCCGCTATCCGGCCCCCACAGCAGCAAGCCGCGTGAGGAGAGCACCTCGAGGTTGTGCTGAGTTGCAACAGCCCGATACATCTGCTGATTCATTGCCGGGACAACGGCGACAGGTGACGGTGTGGCGAGACAAATTGTGCTCACGAGATCATTCGCCATACCTGCGGTAATGCGAGCAATTAAATCTGCTGTCGCAGGGGCAAGAATCACTAAATCAGCCCATTTACCTAATTCTATGTGACCCATCGCAGCTTCGGCGGCGGGATCTAACAAGCTGTCTGACACAGGGTAACCTGATACGGCTTGTAAACTCAGCGGCGTAATAAAGGCTTTGGCGCCCTCAGTCATTACTACCCGCACTTCGGCGCCTCGTTCGCGCAGACGGCGCACCAGCTCTGGGGTTTTATAGGCAGCAATACCACCACTCACACCCAGAACAATTTTTTTGCCAGAAAGCCCCATCATGATTTTTCCACCACAAGTCACAGTCATCTGGCTATTTTACCACACTCATTGGGCAGCGACTTTTTTGGAGTTTGCGAGACATCCCGCATGCAGGAAATCTGGACGTCGAGTGTGCTGGTCGAGTTGTGCACAATAAGCCACGACGAAGAGCAAGGAGGTTCTGATGGATGAGACATTGGGGCAAGACAGAGCAGATCTACCGCGTGAAAAGCTTCTGAAATTTGGTGCAACTTCATTATCTGATGTGGAATTACTGGCGCTTTTCTTACGTACCGGTTGCCATGGCATGAATGTATTGATGTTCGCACAGTGCTTGCTGCATCAGTTTGGTTCACTAAGCCGGCTGTTGTCGGCAGATTATTCGCAATTCAAAGATGTGAAAGGGATTGGAGAAGCCAAATACACGCAACTGAACGCCATTGCTGAGCTGGCCAGGCGTTATTATCACTCGCGCGGTGTGGAGGAGTTAAGCCTAAAGGGGCCGGAATCCGTCAGGGAATTTATTCAAAGCCAGTTGACGACGCAAGAGCGTGAAATATTCATGGTGATTTTCCTGGATAACCAGCATCGGGTTATTAAACACAGCCCCATGTTTTCTGGAACGTTGAGCCATGTTGAGGTTCATCCGAGAGAAATTGTGCGTGAAGCGATGAAATCCAATGCAGCGGCGCTAATACTCGCGCATAATCACCCGTCTGGTCGAGCAGAACCGAGCAAAGCTGATCGTGTTATTACTGAACGTATCGTAAAAGCTTGCCTGTTTATGGAAATTCGAGTGCTCGATCATCTTGTTATTGGGCGCGGAGAATACGTTTCTTTTGCCGAACGCGGGTGGATTTAGGTCGAATTACGCGATCCTTGGGGATCTTTGTCTGTTCGGGACTTGAGCACATGCGTCAGGCAGCGTATACTACGCCACCTTTGAGAATCTCGGGTTTGGCATTATGCGCCTGGCACTGTGGTTCGCATTGAACCGCCAGGGACCAGGCTTGCGGCCTGACGAGGCGCCATAACCCTATACGAAGCTCGAGCTAATTTGATTTTTGGAGAATAGACATGTCCCGAGTCTGCCAAGTTACTGGCAAGCGTCCGGTGACCGGTAATAACCGTTCCCACGCAATGAACGCGACCAAACGCCGTTTCCTGCCGAACCTGCACTCTCACCGTTTTTGGGTTGAGAGCGAGAAGCGTTTTGTCACACTGCGTGTATCTGCTAAAGGTATGCGTGTAATTGATAAGAAGGGTATCGAAACGGTCTTGGCCGATATGCGTACCCGTGGCGAGAAGTACTAAGAGGAACTAAGTCATGGCTAAAGGTGTTCGCGAGAAGATCAAGCTGGTTTCTTCTGCTGGTACTGGTCACTTCTATACCACCACGAAGAACAAGCGTACTAAGCCGGAAAAACTGGAACTGAAAAAGTTCGATCCAGTTGTCCGTCAACACGTACTGTACAAAGAAGCTAAAATTAAATAATTTTAGTCATCTTTGATGAAAACCTCGCTTAGGCGGGGTTTTTTCGTTTTAGGCAGCCACAGTTTGGAGGAGAGATGCCCGAGTTACCTGAAGTCGAGACCAGCCGCCGCGGTATTGAACCGCATCTTGTCGGTGAAACCATCCTGCATGCTGTTATACGTAATGGTCGCTTGCGCTGGCCTGTCTCTAATGAAATCCATGCTCTAAGCGATAAACCTGTTTTAAGCGTACAGCGCCGGGCTAAGTATCTGCTGCTCGAACTTCCCGATGGCTGGATTATTATCCATCTTGGAATGTCCGGGAGTTTGCGCATTCTTCCTGAAGATTACCCGGCAGAAAAGCATGACCACGTCGATTTGGTCATGAGCAACGGTAAAGTGTTGCGCTATACCGATCCGCGCCGTTTTGGTGCCTGGTTGTGGGCAAAAGAGTTAGAAGGCAGTAATGTGCTGGCCCATCTCGGACCAGAACCTTTGAGCGAAGAGTTTTCTGCAGATTATCTGCGTGAAAAATCCGCTAAAAAGAAGCTAGCGATTAAGCCCTGGCTGATGGATAACAAACTGGTTGTTGGTGTAGGTAACATTTATGCCAGTGAATCGCTGTTTGCCGCGGGGATTCATCCTGACCGTGTCGCGCAGTCACTATCAAAAACTGAATGTGAATTACTGGTCAAAACGATTAAAGCCGTCTTGCTACGTTCAATTGAACAGGGCGGGACGACGCTAAAAGATTTTCTACAGTCGGATGGTAAACCGGGATATTTCGCTCAAGAATTACAGGTTTATGGGCGCGCAGGTGAACCATGCCGCGTTTGTGGTGCACCGATTGTGATGAGTAAGCATGGGCAACGCAGCACGTTTTATTGCCGCCATTGCCAGCACTAAATCTTTAGTTTGCAGACTCCTGCTTGAGTCTTTCCTGTAATGCTTTGCATACCGGCTCAGGCAGGAAGTGCGTAACATCGCCATGATGGCGTGCAACTTCTTTCACCAGTGACGAAGAGACAAAAGACCACTCTTTAGATGGCATCAGGAAGACGCTTTCCAGTTCCGGCATTAAGTGACGGTTCATATGAGCCAGTTGCATCTCATATTCAAAATCCGCCGCCGTGCGTAACCCTCTGACTAAAACATTGGCCTGTTGAGTTTTAGCAAAATTCGCCATCAGATCGCTAAACCCAACAACTTCAACGTTAGGCAAATGCGATGTAACGCCTTGTGCAAGCTGAACTCTTTCTTCCAACGTGAACATGGTTTTCTTGTGCGGGCTATTTGCAATCGCCAGAATCAGCGTATCGAACATCATCGCTGCGCGAGTCACGATGTCCAGATGACCGTTAGTGATAGGATCGAATGTGCCAGGATAGATTGCGCGCGTGGTCATAGAAGTTTGTTTTCCGTGTAGCCCTGATTTAACGCCCAGAGTTCAGCATACTTGTTAAACGTATATTGCGCGTTGACGACCGCAAGCAGCCAGCCCTGTTTTCCATCAAGAAAGCCCGCTCGTAACAATAACGTCTTACAAAACGCACCCAATGTATGGCCAAAAATACCGGCGACAGAGACTCGTTTACCGCGTTGGTGGCGTTCCTGCGCCCAGGCTGTAGCATAATTTAACTGTTTACGCTGGAAACTGGCAAAATCACGGCAGGTTAAATGGAGCAAATCCCCTTTAAGCGGGATAACTTTTGCGCCAGGTGCTTCAAGAGATTCATGAACCTGGTTGTCATTATAGCGGTAGCTTGAACGAGCGTAGAGACGAGTCACGCGGTCTGGGTACCAGCCACTGTGGCGCATAAAGCGGCCAAGAAAGAGATTACGACGTGCAATACTGTAAACGGCACCCGGCTGA
This genomic window from Buttiauxella gaviniae contains:
- the pyrE gene encoding orotate phosphoribosyltransferase, giving the protein MKPYQRQFIEFALNKQVLKFGEFTLKSGRTSPYFFNAGLFNTGRDLALLGRFYAAALVDSGIEFDLLFGPAYKGIPIATTTAVALAEHHERDLPYCFNRKEAKDHGEGGNLVGSVLQGRVMLVDDVITAGTAIRESMEIIAANNASLAGVLISLDRQERGRGEISAIQEVERDYQCKVISIITLKDLINYLEEKPEMAGHLAAVREYRTQYGV
- the slmA gene encoding nucleoid occlusion factor SlmA — encoded protein: MAEKQTAKRNRREEILQSLAQMLESSDGSQRITTAKLAATVGVSEAALYRHFPSKTKMFDSLIEFIEDSLITRINLILKDEKDTHARLRLIVLLILGFGERNPGLTRILTGHALMFEQDRLQGRINQLFERIEVQLRQVMREKKMREGEGFITDESLLASQLLAFCEGTLSRFVRSEFRYLPTDDFDTRWPLVASQLR
- the dut gene encoding dUTP diphosphatase, with the protein product MMKKIDVKILDPRVGQQFPLPTYATSGSAGLDLRACLDDAVELAPGVTKLIPTGLAIHIADPSLAAVILPRSGLGHKHGVVLGNLVGLIDSDYQGQLMVSVWNRGQDNFTIEPGERIAQMVFVPVVQAEFNLVEDFDSSDRGEGGFGHSGRQ
- the coaBC gene encoding bifunctional phosphopantothenoylcysteine decarboxylase/phosphopantothenate--cysteine ligase CoaBC: MGLSGKKIVLGVSGGIAAYKTPELVRRLRERGAEVRVVMTEGAKAFITPLSLQAVSGYPVSDSLLDPAAEAAMGHIELGKWADLVILAPATADLIARITAGMANDLVSTICLATPSPVAVVPAMNQQMYRAVATQHNLEVLSSRGLLLWGPDSGSQACGDVGPGRMLDPLTIVEMAVQHFTVIKDLQHLNVMITAGPTRERLDPVRYITNDSSGKMGYAIAAAAASRGANVTLISGPVSLPTPPWVKRIDVTTALEMEAAVQQHVQEQQIFVGCAAVADYRAAAVADEKIKKQGDEITIKMIKNPDIVAGVAALSAHRPYVVGFAAETNNVEEYARQKRMSKNLDLICANDVSQTGQGFNSDNNALHLFWQEGDKVLPLERKELLGHLLLNEIVTRYDEKNRR
- the radC gene encoding RadC family protein translates to MDETLGQDRADLPREKLLKFGATSLSDVELLALFLRTGCHGMNVLMFAQCLLHQFGSLSRLLSADYSQFKDVKGIGEAKYTQLNAIAELARRYYHSRGVEELSLKGPESVREFIQSQLTTQEREIFMVIFLDNQHRVIKHSPMFSGTLSHVEVHPREIVREAMKSNAAALILAHNHPSGRAEPSKADRVITERIVKACLFMEIRVLDHLVIGRGEYVSFAERGWI
- the rpmB gene encoding 50S ribosomal protein L28 → MSRVCQVTGKRPVTGNNRSHAMNATKRRFLPNLHSHRFWVESEKRFVTLRVSAKGMRVIDKKGIETVLADMRTRGEKY
- the rpmG gene encoding 50S ribosomal protein L33; protein product: MAKGVREKIKLVSSAGTGHFYTTTKNKRTKPEKLELKKFDPVVRQHVLYKEAKIK
- the mutM gene encoding bifunctional DNA-formamidopyrimidine glycosylase/DNA-(apurinic or apyrimidinic site) lyase; its protein translation is MPELPEVETSRRGIEPHLVGETILHAVIRNGRLRWPVSNEIHALSDKPVLSVQRRAKYLLLELPDGWIIIHLGMSGSLRILPEDYPAEKHDHVDLVMSNGKVLRYTDPRRFGAWLWAKELEGSNVLAHLGPEPLSEEFSADYLREKSAKKKLAIKPWLMDNKLVVGVGNIYASESLFAAGIHPDRVAQSLSKTECELLVKTIKAVLLRSIEQGGTTLKDFLQSDGKPGYFAQELQVYGRAGEPCRVCGAPIVMSKHGQRSTFYCRHCQH
- the coaD gene encoding pantetheine-phosphate adenylyltransferase — encoded protein: MTTRAIYPGTFDPITNGHLDIVTRAAMMFDTLILAIANSPHKKTMFTLEERVQLAQGVTSHLPNVEVVGFSDLMANFAKTQQANVLVRGLRTAADFEYEMQLAHMNRHLMPELESVFLMPSKEWSFVSSSLVKEVARHHGDVTHFLPEPVCKALQERLKQESAN
- a CDS encoding glycosyltransferase family 2 protein; amino-acid sequence: MPNRLSVVMIAKNAADVLPDCLASVAWADEVVLLDSGSTDSTVEIALQAGAKVFINEEWQGFGKQRQLAQSYASHGYILMIDTDERVTPELASTLKSVLENPQPGAVYSIARRNLFLGRFMRHSGWYPDRVTRLYARSSYRYNDNQVHESLEAPGAKVIPLKGDLLHLTCRDFASFQRKQLNYATAWAQERHQRGKRVSVAGIFGHTLGAFCKTLLLRAGFLDGKQGWLLAVVNAQYTFNKYAELWALNQGYTENKLL